In one window of Pseudomonas benzenivorans DNA:
- a CDS encoding chorismate--pyruvate lyase family protein, which produces MSHASLAHPPRWLSASQLYPSPAAGVYDWLFVNRDSLTQRLIALSSERFDVTPLSEGWQRLRCDECSALGVPGGSLGWVREVYLRGHGQPWVFARSVAARCALEGSGLALDQLGSRSLGELLFSDRAFARGELQACHYPAPWLPTEVRAERLWARRSRFSRGALGVLVAEVFLPAFWPAAGIEA; this is translated from the coding sequence GTGTCCCATGCCTCCCTCGCCCATCCGCCGCGCTGGCTGAGCGCCAGCCAGCTCTACCCGAGCCCCGCGGCCGGCGTATACGACTGGTTGTTCGTCAATCGGGACTCGCTGACCCAGCGGCTGATCGCACTGTCGTCCGAGCGCTTCGACGTCACCCCGCTGAGCGAAGGCTGGCAACGCCTGCGCTGCGACGAGTGCAGCGCCCTCGGCGTGCCCGGCGGCAGCCTGGGCTGGGTGCGCGAGGTGTACCTGCGCGGCCACGGCCAGCCCTGGGTGTTCGCCCGCAGCGTGGCGGCCCGCTGCGCCCTGGAAGGCTCCGGCCTGGCCCTCGACCAGCTCGGCAGCCGCTCCCTGGGGGAACTGCTGTTCAGCGACCGCGCCTTCGCCCGCGGCGAACTGCAAGCCTGCCACTACCCGGCGCCCTGGCTGCCGACCGAGGTGCGCGCCGAGCGCCTGTGGGCGCGCCGCTCGCGTTTCAGCCGCGGCGCCCTCGGCGTGCTGGTGGCCGAGGTGTTCCTGCCGGCGTTCTGGCCGGCGGCGGGGATAGAGGCCTAG
- a CDS encoding NAD(P)/FAD-dependent oxidoreductase → MSAPLVIVGTGLAGYNLAREFRKLDSTTPLLLISADDGRSYSKPMLSTGFGKHKDADGLSMAEPGAMAEQLGAEIRTHTRITAIDPAHKRLWIGEEAVPYRDLVLAWGAEVIRVPVAGDAEDAIFPINDLEDYARFRVAAAGKRRVLLLGAGLIGCEFANDLSLGGYQVELVAPCEQVMPGLLHPAAAAAVQAGLESLGARFHLGPTLASLEHQGDGLQARLSDGSQIACDLVISAVGLRPRTELAASAGLVVRRGVVVDRQLRTSHAHVYALGDCAEVEGLNLLYVMPLMSCARALAKTLAGTPTRVSYGPMPVTVKTPVCPLVVSPPPPGLQGEWTVAGGGGDIKALCHDAAGNLLGYALTGAAVQEKLALNKQLPPLLA, encoded by the coding sequence ATGAGCGCACCCCTGGTGATCGTCGGCACCGGCCTGGCCGGTTACAACCTGGCCCGCGAGTTCCGCAAGCTGGACAGCACCACGCCGCTGTTGCTGATCAGCGCCGACGATGGTCGTTCCTACTCCAAACCGATGCTCTCCACCGGTTTCGGCAAGCACAAGGACGCCGACGGCCTGAGCATGGCCGAGCCCGGCGCCATGGCCGAACAGCTGGGCGCGGAGATCCGCACCCATACCCGCATCACCGCCATCGACCCGGCGCACAAGCGCCTGTGGATCGGCGAGGAAGCCGTGCCCTACCGCGACCTGGTGCTGGCCTGGGGCGCAGAGGTGATCCGTGTGCCGGTGGCCGGCGACGCCGAGGATGCGATCTTCCCGATCAACGACCTGGAGGACTATGCGCGCTTTCGCGTCGCGGCGGCGGGGAAGCGGCGGGTGTTGCTGCTCGGCGCCGGGCTGATCGGTTGCGAATTCGCCAACGACCTCAGCCTCGGCGGCTACCAGGTCGAACTGGTCGCGCCCTGCGAGCAGGTGATGCCCGGCTTGCTGCACCCGGCCGCGGCGGCGGCGGTGCAGGCCGGGCTGGAGAGCCTCGGCGCGCGCTTCCACCTCGGGCCGACGCTGGCCAGCCTCGAGCACCAGGGCGACGGCCTGCAGGCGCGGCTGTCCGACGGCAGCCAGATCGCCTGCGACCTGGTGATCTCCGCCGTCGGTCTGCGTCCGCGCACCGAGCTGGCCGCATCCGCCGGCCTGGTGGTCAGGCGCGGGGTGGTAGTCGATCGCCAGCTGCGCACTTCTCATGCCCATGTCTACGCCCTGGGCGATTGCGCCGAGGTCGAGGGCCTCAACCTGCTCTACGTGATGCCGTTGATGAGCTGCGCCCGCGCCCTGGCCAAGACCCTGGCCGGCACGCCGACCCGGGTGAGCTACGGTCCCATGCCGGTCACCGTGAAGACCCCGGTGTGCCCACTGGTGGTATCGCCGCCACCACCGGGCCTGCAGGGCGAGTGGACGGTGGCTGGGGGCGGCGGTGACATCAAGGCCCTGTGCCACGACGCCGCCGGCAACCTGCTCGGCTATGCCCTGACCGGCGCGGCGGTGCAGGAGAAGCTGGCATTGAACAAGCAGCTGCCGCCGCTGCTGGCATGA
- a CDS encoding HU family DNA-binding protein, which produces MRKPELAAAIAEKADLTKDQASRVLNAVLEEITGALNRKDSVTLVGFGTFVQRHRGARTGKNPQTGQPVKIKASNTVAFKPGKSLKDAVN; this is translated from the coding sequence ATGCGTAAACCGGAACTCGCCGCCGCCATCGCCGAAAAGGCCGATCTCACCAAGGATCAGGCCAGTCGTGTACTCAACGCCGTGCTCGAAGAAATCACCGGCGCACTGAACCGCAAGGACAGTGTGACCCTGGTCGGTTTCGGCACCTTCGTGCAACGCCACCGGGGTGCTCGAACCGGCAAGAACCCGCAGACCGGTCAGCCGGTCAAGATCAAGGCCAGCAACACCGTCGCCTTCAAACCGGGCAAGTCCCTGAAAGACGCGGTCAACTGA
- a CDS encoding RidA family protein: MSKSVINSDKAPAAIGTYSQAIKAGNTVYVSGQIPLDPKTMELVEGFEAQTVQVFENLKAVAEAAGGSFKDIVKLNIFLTDLAHFATVNEVMGRYFQQPYPARAAIGVAALPRGAQVEMDAILVLE; encoded by the coding sequence ATGAGCAAGAGCGTCATCAACAGCGACAAGGCCCCGGCTGCCATCGGTACCTACTCCCAGGCGATCAAGGCCGGCAACACCGTCTACGTCTCCGGGCAGATCCCCCTGGACCCCAAGACCATGGAACTGGTCGAGGGCTTCGAGGCCCAGACTGTGCAGGTGTTCGAGAACCTCAAGGCCGTGGCCGAGGCCGCCGGCGGCTCGTTCAAGGACATCGTCAAGCTGAACATCTTCCTCACCGACCTGGCCCACTTCGCCACCGTCAACGAGGTCATGGGCCGCTACTTCCAGCAGCCCTACCCGGCCCGCGCCGCCATCGGCGTGGCCGCCCTGCCGCGCGGCGCCCAGGTGGAAATGGACGCTATCCTGGTACTCGAGTAA
- a CDS encoding rubredoxin — protein sequence MSKWQCIVCGFIYDEALGLPDEDIPPGTRWEDIPADWVCPDCGADKTDFEMIEIS from the coding sequence ATGAGCAAGTGGCAATGCATCGTGTGCGGCTTCATCTACGACGAAGCCCTGGGCCTGCCGGATGAGGACATCCCCCCCGGCACCCGCTGGGAAGACATTCCCGCCGATTGGGTCTGCCCGGATTGTGGCGCGGACAAAACCGATTTCGAGATGATCGAGATTTCTTGA
- a CDS encoding NAD-dependent epimerase/dehydratase family protein, protein MGHSARVLIAGCGDVGSRLGLRLAEAGWQVYGLRRSAQQLPAPIIPVAGDLQAEGCPPAWPDGELDYLVYCAAAEQRDEAGYRALYVEGLRRVLGWLAQHGQRPRRLLFVSSSGVYGQQDGEWVDEESPAEAAGFSGRVLREAEQLALHSGLSTSLVRLAGLYGPGRRWLLEQVRQGYRVASEPPLYANRIHVEDAAGLLACLLLADARGVALDDCYLGVDDAPAPLHEVVAWLREQLGVSHWSAQETLRRAGSKRCSNARARALGWVPRYPSYREGYGAILAGAPFGA, encoded by the coding sequence ATGGGGCATTCGGCGAGGGTGTTGATAGCGGGCTGTGGCGATGTCGGCAGCCGTCTGGGCCTGCGTCTGGCCGAAGCCGGTTGGCAGGTGTATGGCCTGCGCCGCTCGGCGCAGCAGTTACCCGCCCCGATCATCCCGGTGGCCGGTGACCTGCAGGCCGAGGGCTGTCCGCCGGCCTGGCCCGACGGCGAGCTGGACTACCTGGTGTATTGCGCGGCGGCCGAGCAGCGCGACGAGGCCGGTTACCGGGCCCTCTATGTCGAGGGGCTGCGCCGGGTGCTGGGCTGGCTGGCGCAACATGGGCAGCGGCCCAGACGGCTGTTGTTCGTCTCCAGTAGCGGGGTCTATGGTCAGCAGGACGGCGAATGGGTCGATGAAGAGTCGCCGGCCGAGGCCGCAGGGTTTTCCGGGCGGGTGCTGCGCGAGGCCGAACAACTGGCCCTGCACAGCGGCCTGTCGACCAGCCTGGTGCGCCTGGCCGGGCTCTACGGGCCGGGGCGGCGCTGGCTGCTGGAGCAGGTGCGCCAGGGCTACCGGGTGGCCAGCGAGCCGCCGCTGTACGCCAACCGCATCCACGTCGAGGATGCCGCGGGTCTGCTGGCATGCCTGCTGCTGGCCGATGCCCGCGGGGTGGCATTGGACGACTGCTATCTGGGGGTCGACGACGCGCCGGCGCCGCTGCATGAGGTGGTGGCCTGGCTGCGCGAGCAGCTGGGGGTCAGTCACTGGTCGGCGCAGGAGACGCTGCGCCGTGCCGGTAGCAAGCGCTGCAGCAACGCCCGCGCCCGTGCCCTGGGCTGGGTGCCGCGGTATCCGAGCTATCGCGAAGGCTACGGGGCGATCCTGGCGGGGGCGCCGTTCGGGGCCTAG
- a CDS encoding aminoacyl-tRNA deacylase and HDOD domain-containing protein, whose amino-acid sequence MTEAALAPDSTPRPPAVIQQLLDKLGLSYRACHERADLPAAQRLQAVLLEDAVGALLVLYPQSQLLDLGRLAELTGRQLAAVKPERLERMLGKHALGELPGLPPLTSSPCLYDERLLQEPSLYVASGQPGVLLEIASAAFRGLLGKASAARFGEPLSNIRPNLDRPDDDRAEISQAVQAFTARRIQQRLEETIEIPPLPQTAQRIIKLRVDPDATVDDITGVVETDPALAAQVVSWAASPYYAAPGKIRSVEDAIVRVLGFDLVINLALGLALGKTLSLPKDQPQRTTPYWQQAIYTAAVIEGLTRAMPRAQRPEAGLTYLAGLLHNFGYLVLAHVFPPHFSLICRHLEVNPHLSPSYIEQHLLGISREQIGAWLMRFWDMPEELASALRFQHDAEYAGPHAAYPNLVCLAVGLLRNRGIGNGPRRAIDPELYDALGLSREKAEEAVDKVLAAEVALRELAAQFHSPH is encoded by the coding sequence ATGACTGAAGCAGCCCTCGCCCCCGACTCCACCCCGCGTCCGCCGGCCGTGATCCAGCAGCTGCTCGACAAGCTCGGCCTGAGTTATCGCGCCTGCCACGAGCGCGCCGACCTGCCCGCCGCCCAGCGCCTGCAGGCGGTGCTGCTGGAGGATGCCGTCGGCGCCCTGCTGGTGCTGTACCCGCAGAGCCAACTGCTCGACCTGGGCCGCCTGGCCGAACTGACCGGGCGCCAGCTCGCCGCGGTCAAGCCGGAGCGTCTGGAGCGCATGCTCGGCAAGCATGCCCTCGGCGAACTGCCCGGCCTGCCGCCGCTGACCAGCTCGCCCTGCCTGTACGACGAGCGCCTGCTGCAGGAGCCCAGCCTGTATGTCGCCTCGGGCCAGCCCGGGGTGCTGCTGGAGATCGCCAGCGCAGCCTTCCGCGGACTGCTGGGCAAGGCCAGCGCCGCGCGCTTCGGCGAGCCGCTGAGCAATATCCGGCCGAACCTCGACCGCCCGGACGACGACCGCGCCGAGATCAGCCAGGCGGTGCAGGCCTTCACCGCCCGGCGCATCCAGCAGCGCCTGGAAGAAACCATCGAGATTCCGCCGCTGCCCCAGACCGCGCAGCGCATCATCAAGCTGCGGGTCGACCCGGACGCCACGGTGGACGACATCACCGGGGTGGTCGAGACCGACCCGGCGCTGGCCGCCCAGGTGGTCAGCTGGGCCGCCTCGCCCTACTACGCCGCCCCCGGCAAGATCCGCTCGGTGGAGGACGCCATCGTCCGCGTGCTGGGCTTCGATCTGGTGATCAACCTGGCCCTGGGCCTGGCCCTGGGCAAGACCCTGAGCCTGCCCAAGGACCAGCCGCAACGAACCACACCCTACTGGCAGCAGGCGATCTACACGGCCGCGGTGATCGAGGGCCTGACCCGCGCCATGCCGCGGGCGCAGCGCCCGGAGGCCGGGTTGACCTACCTCGCCGGGCTGCTGCACAACTTCGGCTACCTGGTGCTGGCCCACGTCTTCCCACCGCACTTCTCGCTGATCTGTCGGCACCTGGAAGTGAACCCGCACCTGTCGCCCAGCTACATCGAGCAGCACCTGCTGGGCATCAGCCGCGAGCAGATCGGCGCCTGGCTGATGCGTTTCTGGGACATGCCGGAAGAACTGGCCAGCGCCCTGCGCTTCCAGCACGACGCCGAGTATGCCGGCCCCCATGCCGCCTACCCGAACCTGGTGTGCCTGGCCGTCGGCCTGCTGCGCAACCGCGGCATCGGCAACGGACCGCGACGCGCAATCGACCCGGAGCTGTACGACGCCCTGGGCCTGAGCCGGGAGAAGGCCGAAGAGGCGGTCGATAAGGTGCTGGCCGCCGAGGTGGCACTGCGCGAACTGGCCGCCCAGTTCCATTCGCCGCACTGA
- the spoT gene encoding bifunctional GTP diphosphokinase/guanosine-3',5'-bis pyrophosphate 3'-pyrophosphohydrolase yields the protein MPSIDALADRLSTYLDDDQVNLVRRAYFYAEQAHDGQRRRSGEAYVTHPLAVAGILADMHMDHQSLMAAMLHDVIEDTGIAKEALNAQFGETVADLVDGVSKLTQMNFETKAEAQAENFQKMAMAMARDIRVILVKLADRLHNMRTLEVLSGEKRRRIAKETLEIYAPIANRLGMHSLRVEFEDLGFKAMHPMRSERIRAAVRRARGNRKEIVNKIEESLVHCLAREGLEGEVVGREKHLYGIYQKMRGKRRAFNEIMDVYAFRIVVDKVDTCYRVLGAVHNLYKPLPGRFKDYIAIPKANGYQSLHTTLFGMHGVPIEIQIRTREMEEMANNGIAAHWLYKSSDDDQPKGTHARARQWVKGVLEMQQRAGNSLEFIESVKIDLFPDEVYVFTPKGRIMELPKGSTAVDFAYAVHTDVGNTCIACRINRRLAPLSEPLQSGSTVEIVSAPGARPNPAWLNFVVTGKARTHIRHALKLQRRSESISLGERLLNKVLAGFDSHLDKLPAERVQAVLGEYRLELIEDLLEDIGLGNRMAYVVARRLLTEGGEEPPSAEGPLAIRGTEGLVLSYAKCCTPIPGDPIVGYLSAGKGMVVHLESCRNIGEIRHNPEKCIQLSWAKDVAGEFNVELRVELEHQRGLIALLAGSVNAADGNIEKISMDERDGRISVVQLVVSVHDRVHLARVIKKLRALAGVIRITRVRA from the coding sequence ATGCCGAGCATAGACGCCCTCGCCGATCGACTCTCGACCTATCTCGACGACGACCAGGTCAACCTGGTCCGTCGCGCCTACTTCTACGCCGAACAGGCCCACGACGGCCAACGCCGGCGTAGCGGCGAGGCCTACGTCACCCACCCCCTGGCCGTGGCCGGCATCCTCGCCGACATGCACATGGACCATCAGAGCCTGATGGCGGCCATGCTCCACGACGTGATCGAAGACACCGGCATCGCCAAGGAAGCGCTCAACGCGCAGTTCGGCGAGACCGTGGCCGACCTGGTCGACGGGGTCAGCAAGCTGACCCAGATGAACTTCGAGACCAAGGCCGAGGCCCAGGCCGAGAACTTCCAGAAGATGGCCATGGCCATGGCCCGCGACATCCGCGTGATCCTGGTCAAGCTGGCCGACCGCCTGCACAACATGCGCACCCTGGAGGTGCTGTCCGGCGAGAAACGCCGGCGCATCGCCAAGGAAACCCTGGAAATCTACGCCCCCATCGCCAACCGCCTGGGCATGCACAGCCTGCGCGTGGAGTTCGAGGACCTGGGCTTCAAGGCCATGCACCCGATGCGTTCCGAGCGCATCCGCGCCGCGGTGCGCCGCGCCCGCGGCAACCGCAAGGAGATCGTCAACAAGATCGAGGAGTCGCTGGTCCACTGCCTGGCCCGCGAGGGCCTGGAAGGCGAGGTGGTCGGCCGCGAGAAGCACCTCTACGGCATCTACCAGAAGATGCGCGGCAAGCGCCGGGCGTTCAACGAGATCATGGACGTCTACGCCTTCCGCATCGTGGTCGACAAGGTCGACACCTGCTACCGCGTGCTCGGCGCCGTGCACAACCTGTACAAGCCGCTGCCCGGGCGCTTCAAGGACTACATCGCGATTCCCAAGGCCAACGGCTACCAGTCGCTGCACACCACATTGTTCGGCATGCACGGGGTGCCCATCGAGATCCAGATCCGCACCCGCGAGATGGAGGAAATGGCCAACAACGGCATCGCCGCCCACTGGCTGTACAAGTCCAGCGACGACGACCAGCCCAAGGGCACCCATGCCCGCGCCCGCCAGTGGGTCAAGGGCGTGCTGGAGATGCAGCAGCGCGCGGGCAATTCGCTGGAATTCATCGAGAGCGTGAAGATCGACCTGTTCCCGGATGAGGTCTACGTGTTCACGCCCAAGGGCCGCATCATGGAGCTGCCCAAGGGCTCCACCGCGGTGGACTTCGCCTATGCGGTGCACACCGACGTCGGCAACACCTGCATCGCCTGCCGCATCAACCGCCGCCTGGCGCCGCTGTCCGAGCCGCTGCAGAGCGGCTCGACCGTGGAGATCGTCAGCGCCCCCGGCGCCCGACCGAACCCGGCCTGGCTCAACTTCGTGGTCACCGGCAAGGCGCGCACCCACATCCGCCATGCCCTCAAGCTGCAACGCCGCTCCGAGTCGATCAGCCTCGGCGAGCGCCTGCTGAACAAGGTGCTGGCCGGCTTCGACAGCCACCTCGACAAGCTGCCGGCCGAACGCGTGCAGGCGGTGCTCGGCGAATACCGCCTGGAGCTGATCGAGGACCTGCTCGAGGACATCGGCCTGGGCAACCGCATGGCCTACGTGGTGGCCCGCCGCCTGCTCACCGAGGGCGGCGAGGAGCCGCCGAGCGCCGAGGGTCCGCTGGCGATCCGCGGCACCGAGGGCCTGGTGCTCAGCTATGCCAAGTGCTGCACGCCGATTCCCGGCGACCCCATCGTCGGCTACCTGTCGGCCGGCAAGGGCATGGTGGTGCACCTGGAGAGCTGCCGCAATATCGGCGAAATCCGCCACAACCCGGAGAAATGCATCCAGCTGTCCTGGGCCAAGGACGTCGCCGGCGAGTTCAACGTCGAGCTGCGCGTCGAGCTGGAGCACCAGCGCGGCCTGATCGCCCTGCTGGCCGGCAGCGTCAACGCCGCCGACGGCAATATCGAGAAGATCAGCATGGACGAACGCGACGGCCGCATCAGCGTGGTCCAGCTGGTGGTCAGCGTGCATGACCGGGTGCACCTGGCGCGGGTGATCAAGAAACTGCGCGCCCTCGCCGGGGTGATCCGCATCACCCGCGTGCGCGCCTGA
- a CDS encoding helicase, with protein MKFRLLLWLLGRLMAKASRNNPAFQQQLAGRDMQFQLHTLDGKIARHFIVKDQRISSKRGPAREPAFALGFKDGAYGFATMNAKNKQLAFMQGIQSKDIQIHGNPALVLWFQGLTKHLAPKKRDSEKKAA; from the coding sequence ATGAAATTCCGCTTGCTTCTGTGGTTGCTGGGCCGCCTGATGGCCAAGGCCAGCCGCAATAACCCCGCTTTCCAGCAACAGCTGGCCGGTCGCGATATGCAGTTCCAGCTGCATACCCTGGACGGCAAGATCGCCCGCCATTTCATCGTCAAGGACCAGCGCATCAGCAGCAAGCGCGGTCCGGCCCGCGAGCCGGCCTTCGCCCTGGGCTTCAAGGACGGCGCCTACGGTTTCGCCACCATGAACGCGAAGAACAAGCAGCTGGCCTTCATGCAGGGCATCCAGAGCAAGGACATCCAGATCCATGGCAACCCGGCGTTGGTGCTGTGGTTCCAGGGGCTGACCAAGCATCTGGCGCCGAAGAAGCGCGACAGCGAGAAGAAGGCCGCCTGA
- a CDS encoding rubredoxin, producing the protein MKKWQCVVCGLIYDESQGWPDEGIAAGTPWQDVPEDWLCPDCGVGKMDFEMIEIA; encoded by the coding sequence ATGAAGAAATGGCAATGCGTGGTCTGCGGGCTGATCTACGACGAGAGCCAGGGCTGGCCCGATGAAGGCATCGCCGCCGGGACGCCCTGGCAGGACGTGCCGGAAGACTGGCTGTGCCCGGACTGCGGCGTCGGCAAGATGGATTTCGAGATGATCGAGATCGCCTGA
- the recG gene encoding ATP-dependent DNA helicase RecG: MSELSAVSVTALKGVGAALAEKLAKVGLETLQDVLFHLPLRYQDRTRIVPIGALRPGQDAVVEGVVAGADVVMGRRRSLLVRLQDGSGTLSLRFYHFSQAQKEGLKRGTQLRCYGEVRPGSSGLEIYHPEYRALSGGEQAAVEQCLTPIYPTTEGLTQQRLRALSEQALARLGPHSLPDWLPQELARDYRLAPLDQALRYLHRPPPDADLEELAEGRHWAQHRLAFEELLTHQLSLQRLREQVRAQQAPPLPPARRLPPLYLQNLGFPPTGAQRRVGAEIAYDLSQGEPMLRLVQGDVGAGKTVVAALAALQALEAGYQVALMAPTEILAEQHFLNFSKWLQPLGIEVAWLAGKLKGKARASALAQIATGTPMVVGTHALFQDEVQFRSLALVIIDEQHRFGVQQRLALRQKGVGGRLCPHQLIMTATPIPRTLAMSAYADLDTSILDELPPGRTPVNTLVIADSRRLEVIERVRSACNEGRQAYWVCTLIEESEELTCQAAETTYEDLAAALGGLHVGLIHGRMKAAEKAAVMEEFKQGRLQLLVATTVIEVGVDVPNASLMIIENPERLGLAQLHQLRGRVGRGSAASHCVLLYHPPLSQLGRERLGIMRETCDGFVIAEKDLELRGPGEMLGTRQTGLLQFKVADLMRDADLLPAVRDAAQALLAHWPQHVSPLLQRWLRHGQHYGQV, encoded by the coding sequence ATGAGCGAACTGTCAGCGGTTTCCGTCACCGCCCTCAAGGGCGTCGGTGCCGCCCTGGCCGAGAAGCTCGCCAAGGTCGGCCTGGAGACCCTGCAGGACGTGCTGTTCCACCTGCCGCTGCGTTACCAGGATCGCACCCGCATCGTGCCGATCGGCGCCCTGCGCCCGGGCCAGGACGCGGTGGTCGAGGGCGTGGTGGCCGGCGCCGACGTGGTCATGGGCCGCCGCCGCAGCCTGCTGGTACGGCTGCAGGACGGCAGCGGCACCCTGTCCCTGCGCTTCTACCATTTCAGCCAGGCGCAGAAGGAGGGCCTCAAGCGCGGCACCCAACTGCGCTGCTACGGCGAGGTGCGCCCCGGCTCCTCCGGCCTGGAGATCTACCACCCGGAATACCGCGCGCTGAGCGGCGGCGAGCAGGCCGCGGTGGAGCAATGCCTGACGCCCATCTACCCGACCACCGAAGGCCTGACCCAGCAGCGCCTGCGAGCCTTAAGCGAGCAGGCCCTGGCGCGCCTCGGCCCCCACAGCCTGCCCGACTGGCTGCCCCAGGAGTTGGCCCGCGACTACCGCCTCGCCCCCCTGGACCAGGCGCTGCGCTACCTGCACCGACCACCGCCGGACGCCGACCTGGAGGAGCTGGCCGAGGGCCGCCACTGGGCCCAGCACCGCCTGGCCTTCGAGGAACTGCTGACGCACCAGCTGTCCCTGCAGCGCCTGCGCGAGCAAGTGCGCGCCCAGCAAGCGCCGCCGCTGCCGCCGGCCAGGCGTCTGCCGCCGCTGTATCTGCAGAACCTCGGCTTCCCGCCCACCGGCGCGCAGCGGCGGGTAGGCGCCGAGATCGCCTACGATCTGAGCCAGGGCGAGCCCATGCTGCGCCTGGTGCAGGGCGATGTCGGCGCCGGTAAGACCGTGGTCGCCGCCCTCGCCGCCCTGCAGGCCCTGGAGGCCGGCTATCAGGTGGCGCTGATGGCACCCACCGAGATCCTCGCCGAGCAGCACTTCCTCAACTTCAGCAAGTGGCTGCAGCCACTGGGCATCGAAGTGGCCTGGCTGGCCGGCAAGCTCAAGGGCAAGGCTCGCGCCAGCGCGCTTGCGCAGATCGCCACGGGCACCCCCATGGTGGTCGGCACCCATGCGCTGTTCCAGGACGAGGTGCAGTTTCGCAGCCTGGCGCTGGTGATCATCGACGAGCAGCACCGCTTCGGTGTGCAGCAGCGCCTGGCGCTGCGGCAGAAGGGCGTCGGCGGGCGGCTGTGCCCGCACCAGCTGATCATGACCGCCACCCCCATCCCGCGCACCCTGGCCATGAGCGCCTACGCCGACCTGGACACCTCGATCCTCGACGAACTGCCGCCGGGGCGCACCCCGGTCAACACCCTGGTGATCGCCGACAGCCGCCGCCTGGAGGTCATCGAACGGGTGCGCTCGGCCTGCAACGAGGGGCGCCAGGCCTACTGGGTGTGCACCCTGATCGAGGAGTCGGAGGAGCTCACCTGCCAGGCCGCCGAGACCACCTACGAGGACCTCGCCGCGGCCCTCGGCGGCCTGCACGTCGGGCTGATCCACGGGCGCATGAAGGCCGCAGAGAAGGCCGCGGTGATGGAGGAGTTCAAGCAGGGCCGGCTGCAGCTGCTGGTCGCCACCACGGTGATCGAGGTCGGCGTCGACGTGCCCAACGCCAGCCTGATGATCATCGAGAACCCCGAACGCCTGGGCCTGGCCCAGTTGCACCAGCTGCGCGGCCGGGTCGGCCGTGGCAGCGCGGCCAGCCACTGCGTGCTGCTCTACCACCCGCCGCTGTCGCAGCTGGGCCGCGAACGCCTGGGGATCATGCGCGAGACCTGCGACGGCTTCGTCATCGCCGAGAAGGACCTGGAGCTGCGCGGTCCCGGCGAGATGCTCGGCACCCGCCAGACCGGCCTGCTGCAGTTCAAGGTCGCCGACCTGATGCGCGACGCCGACCTGCTGCCGGCCGTGCGCGACGCCGCCCAGGCCCTGCTGGCGCACTGGCCGCAGCATGTCAGCCCGCTGTTGCAGCGCTGGCTGCGCCATGGCCAACACTATGGGCAGGTGTGA
- a CDS encoding hydrogen peroxide-inducible genes activator yields the protein MTLTELRYIVTLAQEQHFGRAAERCHVSQPTLSVGVKKLEDELGVLIFERSKSAVRLTPVGEGIVTQAQKVLEQAQSIRELAQAGKNQLAAPLKIGAIYTVGPYLFPHLIPQLHRVAPQMPLYIEENFTHVLRDKLRTGELDAIIIALPFQEADVLTKALYDEPFYALMPAGHPWAEMKSIDSKLLNDKSLLLLGEGHCFRDQVLEACPTLRKGGEEHAKHTTVESSSLETIRHMVASGLGVSILPFSAVDSHHYAPGVIEVRPLSAPAPFRTVAIAWRASFPRPNAIEVLADSIRLCSVAQPQAKTA from the coding sequence ATGACACTCACCGAACTGCGCTATATCGTCACCCTCGCCCAGGAACAGCATTTCGGCCGCGCCGCCGAACGCTGCCATGTCAGCCAGCCGACCCTGTCGGTGGGGGTGAAGAAGCTCGAGGACGAGCTCGGCGTGCTGATCTTCGAGCGCAGCAAGAGTGCGGTGCGCCTGACCCCGGTCGGCGAGGGCATCGTCACCCAGGCGCAGAAGGTGCTGGAGCAGGCCCAGAGCATTCGCGAGCTGGCCCAGGCCGGCAAGAACCAGCTGGCCGCGCCGTTGAAGATCGGCGCCATCTACACGGTCGGCCCCTACCTGTTCCCCCACCTGATCCCCCAGCTGCACCGGGTCGCCCCGCAGATGCCGCTGTATATCGAGGAGAACTTCACCCACGTGCTGCGCGACAAGCTGCGCACCGGCGAGCTGGACGCCATCATCATCGCCCTGCCGTTCCAGGAAGCCGACGTGCTGACCAAGGCGCTGTACGACGAGCCCTTCTACGCGCTGATGCCGGCCGGCCACCCCTGGGCCGAGATGAAGAGCATCGACAGCAAGCTGCTCAACGACAAGAGCCTGCTGCTGCTCGGCGAGGGCCACTGCTTCCGCGATCAGGTGCTGGAAGCCTGCCCGACCCTGCGCAAGGGCGGCGAGGAACACGCCAAGCACACCACGGTGGAGTCCAGTTCGCTGGAGACCATCCGCCACATGGTCGCCTCCGGCCTCGGCGTGTCGATCCTGCCGTTCTCCGCGGTGGACAGCCATCACTACGCCCCCGGGGTGATCGAGGTGCGCCCGCTGAGCGCCCCGGCGCCGTTCCGCACCGTGGCCATCGCCTGGCGCGCCAGCTTCCCGCGGCCGAACGCCATCGAGGTGCTGGCCGACTCGATCCGCCTGTGCTCGGTGGCCCAGCCGCAAGCCAAGACCGCCTAG